One region of Terriglobales bacterium genomic DNA includes:
- a CDS encoding cold shock domain-containing protein yields MREKGTVKWFNGAKGYGFIQRSSGEDVFVHFSAIQENGYRSLNEGETVEFDLLKGPKGFQAANVVRV; encoded by the coding sequence GTGAGAGAGAAGGGAACAGTGAAGTGGTTTAACGGGGCCAAAGGCTATGGCTTTATCCAGCGTTCCTCCGGCGAAGACGTGTTCGTGCACTTCTCCGCCATACAGGAGAACGGTTATCGCTCCCTGAACGAGGGCGAGACCGTGGAATTCGACCTGCTGAAGGGACCGAAAGGTTTCCAGGCGGCGAACGTGGTGCGCGTCTAG